The proteins below are encoded in one region of Lonchura striata isolate bLonStr1 chromosome 1, bLonStr1.mat, whole genome shotgun sequence:
- the IDI1 gene encoding isopentenyl-diphosphate Delta-isomerase 1 isoform X2 codes for MWRALRRAGSAAPRSGPGVRGERRGPSARRAGTCATIRMPEVNTDHLDEQQVQLLAEMCILIDENDNKIGAETKKNCHLNENIDKGLLHRAFSVFLFNTENKLLLQQRSNAKITFPDCFTNTCCSHPLSHPQELEENDAIGVRRAAQRRLKAELGIPMEQVPPEEISYLTRIHYKAKSDGIWGEHEIDYILFVQKDVTLNPDPNEIQSYCYVTQKELKQLLDKAARNEVKITPWFKLIAETFLFKWWDNLNNLNKFVEHEKIHRM; via the exons ATGTGGCGCGCGCTGcggcgggccgggagcgcggccccccggagcggccccggcgtGAGGGGAGAGCGGCGGGGGCCGAGCGCACGGAGAGCGGG AACGTGTGCTACCATCAGGATGCCCGAAGTAAACACAGATCACCTGGATGAGCAGCAGGTGCAGCTCTTGGCAGAGATGTGCATCCTTATCGATGAAAATGACAATAAGATTGGAGCAGAGACCAAGAAAAACTGTCACTTGAATGAAAACATTGACAAAG gtTTACTGCACCGAGCTTTTAGTGTTTTCTTATTTAATACCGAAAATaaactgctgctgcagcagaggtcaaatgcaaaaattacatttccag ATTGTTTTACCAACACTTGCTGCAGTCACCCTCTAAGCCACCCACAAGAACTGGAAGAAAACGATGCCATTGGTGTTCggagagcagcacagagacGACTGAAAGCAGAGTTGGGAATTCCCATGGAGCAG GTACCTCCAGAAGAAATCTCCTACCTGACAAGAATTCACTACAAAGCCAAGTCTGATGGCATCTGGGGAGAACATGAGATAGACTATATCTTATTTGTGCAGAAGGATGTGACACTGAATCCTGACCCCAACGAGATCCAAAGCTACTGCTATGTGACACAGAAAGAACTGAAACAGCTCTTGGACAAAGCTGCCAGGAATGAAGTTAAAATTACTCCATGGTTCAAGCTGATAGCAGAGACCTTTCTTTTTAAGTGGTGGGATAACTTGAATAACTTGAACAAATTTGTTGAGCATGAAAAAATACACCGAATGTAA
- the IDI1 gene encoding isopentenyl-diphosphate Delta-isomerase 1 isoform X1 → MWRALRRAGSAAPRSGPGVRGERRGPSARRAGRTCATIRMPEVNTDHLDEQQVQLLAEMCILIDENDNKIGAETKKNCHLNENIDKGLLHRAFSVFLFNTENKLLLQQRSNAKITFPDCFTNTCCSHPLSHPQELEENDAIGVRRAAQRRLKAELGIPMEQVPPEEISYLTRIHYKAKSDGIWGEHEIDYILFVQKDVTLNPDPNEIQSYCYVTQKELKQLLDKAARNEVKITPWFKLIAETFLFKWWDNLNNLNKFVEHEKIHRM, encoded by the exons ATGTGGCGCGCGCTGcggcgggccgggagcgcggccccccggagcggccccggcgtGAGGGGAGAGCGGCGGGGGCCGAGCGCACGGAGAGCGGG TAGAACGTGTGCTACCATCAGGATGCCCGAAGTAAACACAGATCACCTGGATGAGCAGCAGGTGCAGCTCTTGGCAGAGATGTGCATCCTTATCGATGAAAATGACAATAAGATTGGAGCAGAGACCAAGAAAAACTGTCACTTGAATGAAAACATTGACAAAG gtTTACTGCACCGAGCTTTTAGTGTTTTCTTATTTAATACCGAAAATaaactgctgctgcagcagaggtcaaatgcaaaaattacatttccag ATTGTTTTACCAACACTTGCTGCAGTCACCCTCTAAGCCACCCACAAGAACTGGAAGAAAACGATGCCATTGGTGTTCggagagcagcacagagacGACTGAAAGCAGAGTTGGGAATTCCCATGGAGCAG GTACCTCCAGAAGAAATCTCCTACCTGACAAGAATTCACTACAAAGCCAAGTCTGATGGCATCTGGGGAGAACATGAGATAGACTATATCTTATTTGTGCAGAAGGATGTGACACTGAATCCTGACCCCAACGAGATCCAAAGCTACTGCTATGTGACACAGAAAGAACTGAAACAGCTCTTGGACAAAGCTGCCAGGAATGAAGTTAAAATTACTCCATGGTTCAAGCTGATAGCAGAGACCTTTCTTTTTAAGTGGTGGGATAACTTGAATAACTTGAACAAATTTGTTGAGCATGAAAAAATACACCGAATGTAA
- the GTPBP4 gene encoding GTP-binding protein 4, producing the protein MALYNFKKITVVPSAKDFIDLTLSKTQRKTPTVIHKHYQIHRIRHFYMRKVKYTQQNYHDRLTQILTDFPKLDDIHPFYADLMNVLYDKDHYKLALGQINIAKNLIDNVAKDYVRLMKYGDSLYRCKQLKRAALGRMCTIIKRQKQSLEYLEQVRQHLSRLPTIDPNTRTLLLCGYPNVGKSSFINKVTRADVEVQPYAFTTKSLFVGHMDYKYLRWQVVDTPGILDHPLEDRNTIEMQAITALAHLRAAVLYMMDVSEQCGHSLEEQVELFRNIKPLFANKPLIIVANKCDVKRISELPEESQKIFEAFEAEGFSVIETSTLTEEGVIQVKTEACDRLLVHRVETKMRGNKVNEVLNRLHLAMPNKRDNKERLPFIPEGVVARKKRMEVDTPKRKLERDIELEMGDDYILDLQKYWDLMNSSEKYDKIPEIWEGHNILDYIDPDIMRKLEELEKEEELREAAGEYDSEPESEDEEMMEIRKLARKIREKKKLKILQSKEKDVHGPRMPRTAKKVQRKVLEKEMTDLGLDMTNKDDAHYMRRSRSTTRKRKREESEAPRSASRSRSCSRTPRDVSGLRDEKMVKKVKIMAKKAQKKMNRLGRKGEADRHIFNLKPRHLLAGKRKSGKTQRR; encoded by the exons GACTTCATAGATTTGACATTGTCAAAGACTCAGCGGAAGACCCCAACTGTCATTCATAAACATTATCAAATCCATCGGATTCGGCATTTTTATATGCGAAAAGTCAAATATACTCAACAAAATTACCATGACAGACTCACTCAGATCTTAACAGATTTCCCGAAATTAGAT GATATTCATCCTTTTTACGCGGACCTGATGAATGTCCTGTATGACAAAGATCACTACAAGTTGGCTTTGGGGCAGATCAACATTGCCAAGAATCTGATTGACAA CGTGGCCAAGGACTACGTGCGGCTGATGAAGTACGGGGACTCCCTGTACCGCTGCAAGCAGCTCAAACGGGCGGCCCTGGGACGCATGTGCACCATCATCAAGAGACAGAAACAGAGCCTGGAGTACTTGGAGCAAG tacGACAGCATTTGTCTCGTTTGCCAACCATTGATCCCAATACACGAACTCTTCTGCTGTGTGGCTACCCAAATGTTGGGAAATCCAGCTTTATAAATAAG GTTACAAGAGCAGATGTAGAAGTGCAGCCTTATGCTTTTACCACGAAATCTCTCTTTGTGGGACATATGGATTATAAGTATCTTCGCTGGCAG GTAGTAGACACTCCTGGTATTTTGGATCACCCCCTGGAGGACAGGAACACCATTGAGATGCAGGCTATCACTGCCCTGGCACATCTGCGTGCTGCTGTGCTCTACATGATGGATGTGTCTGAGCAGTGTGGGCATAGCCTGGAGGAGCAGGTGGAGCTCTTCAGAAATATTAAGCCACTGTTTGCTAACAAG CCACTTATAATTGTTGCAAACAAATGCGATGTGAAGAGGATTTCAGAACTTCCTGAAGAGAGTCAG aaaatatttgaagCTTTTGAAGCAGAAGGATTTTCTGTAATAGAGACAAGTACGCTAACTGAAGAAGGTGTAATCCAAGTTAAAACAGAG GCCTGTGACAGACTGTTGGTCCATCGTGTTGAAACAAAAATGAGAGGAAACAAAGTGAATGAAGTGCTGAATAGATTACACTTAGCCATGCCAAACAAGAGAGATAACAAG GAGCGACTGCCTTTTATACCTGAAGGAGTAGTAGCTCGTAAGAAACGCATGGAAGTAGACACTCCCAAGAGGAAGTTG GAGAGAGATATTGAACTTGAAATGGGAGATGATTATATTTTGGATCTTCAGA AATACTGGGACTTAATGAATTCGTCTGAGAAATATGATAAGATTCCAGAGATATGGGAAGGCCATAATATACTTGACTACATTGATCCTGATATAATGAGA AAACTGGAAGAAttggaaaaagaagaagagctgagagaagctgctggagaaTATGACAGTGAACCAGAAAGTGAAGATGAAGAAATGATGGAAATCAGAAAACTGGCAAGGAAGATACgagaaaagaagaaactgaaaatcCTGCAGTCAAAGGAAAAAGATGTTCATGGTCCAAGGATGCCTAGAACAGCTAAAAAG GTGCAGAGGAAGGTGTTAGAGAAAGAAATGACTGATCTTGGACTTGACATGACTAATAAAGATGAT GCACATTACATGAGGAGGTCGCGCAGCACCACGAGGAAGCGCAAACGCGAAGAGTCTGAAGCGCCCAGGTCGGCGTCGCGCAGTCGCAGCTGCTCTCGCACGCCACGGGATGTGTCTGGCCTTCGGGATGAAAAG atgGTGAAGAAGGTTAAGATCATGGCAAAGAAAGCTCAAAAGAAAATGAATCGCCTGGGCAGGAAAGGAGAGGCAGACAGGCACATATTTAACTTGAAGCCAAGACATCTGCTGGCTGGGAAGAGAAAATCTGGTAAAACACAGAGAAGATAA
- the IDI1 gene encoding isopentenyl-diphosphate Delta-isomerase 1 isoform X3 codes for MPEVNTDHLDEQQVQLLAEMCILIDENDNKIGAETKKNCHLNENIDKGLLHRAFSVFLFNTENKLLLQQRSNAKITFPDCFTNTCCSHPLSHPQELEENDAIGVRRAAQRRLKAELGIPMEQVPPEEISYLTRIHYKAKSDGIWGEHEIDYILFVQKDVTLNPDPNEIQSYCYVTQKELKQLLDKAARNEVKITPWFKLIAETFLFKWWDNLNNLNKFVEHEKIHRM; via the exons ATGCCCGAAGTAAACACAGATCACCTGGATGAGCAGCAGGTGCAGCTCTTGGCAGAGATGTGCATCCTTATCGATGAAAATGACAATAAGATTGGAGCAGAGACCAAGAAAAACTGTCACTTGAATGAAAACATTGACAAAG gtTTACTGCACCGAGCTTTTAGTGTTTTCTTATTTAATACCGAAAATaaactgctgctgcagcagaggtcaaatgcaaaaattacatttccag ATTGTTTTACCAACACTTGCTGCAGTCACCCTCTAAGCCACCCACAAGAACTGGAAGAAAACGATGCCATTGGTGTTCggagagcagcacagagacGACTGAAAGCAGAGTTGGGAATTCCCATGGAGCAG GTACCTCCAGAAGAAATCTCCTACCTGACAAGAATTCACTACAAAGCCAAGTCTGATGGCATCTGGGGAGAACATGAGATAGACTATATCTTATTTGTGCAGAAGGATGTGACACTGAATCCTGACCCCAACGAGATCCAAAGCTACTGCTATGTGACACAGAAAGAACTGAAACAGCTCTTGGACAAAGCTGCCAGGAATGAAGTTAAAATTACTCCATGGTTCAAGCTGATAGCAGAGACCTTTCTTTTTAAGTGGTGGGATAACTTGAATAACTTGAACAAATTTGTTGAGCATGAAAAAATACACCGAATGTAA